One Rhea pennata isolate bPtePen1 chromosome 3, bPtePen1.pri, whole genome shotgun sequence DNA segment encodes these proteins:
- the EIF4A3 gene encoding eukaryotic initiation factor 4A-III produces the protein MSGSAGSGGGTGSARKRLMKEEDMTKVEFETSEEVDVTPTFDTMGLREDLLRGIYAYGFEKPSAIQQRAIKQIIKGRDVIAQSQSGTGKTATFSISVLQCLDIQVRETQALILAPTRELAVQIQKGLLALGDYMNVQCHACIGGTNVGEDIRKLDYGQHVVAGTPGRVFDMIRRRSLRTRAIKMLVLDEADEMLNKGFKEQIYDVYRYLPPATQVVLISATLPHEILEMTNKFMTDPIRILVKRDELTLEGIKQFFVAVEREEWKFDTLCDLYDTLTITQAVIFCNTKRKVDWLTEKMREANFTVSSMHGDMPQKERESIMKEFRSGASRVLISTDVWARGLDVPQVSLIINYDLPNNRELYIHRIGRSGRYGRKGVAINFVKNDDIRILRDIEQYYSTQIDEMPMNVADLI, from the exons ATGTCGGGCTCGGCGGGGTCCGGCGGCGGGACGGGCTCGGCGCGGAAGCGGCTGATGAAGGAGGAGGACATGACCAAGGTGGAGTTCGAGACGAGCGAGGAGGTGGACGTGACGCCCACCTTCGACACCATGGGGCTGCGCGAGGACCTGCTGCGCGGCATCTACGCCTACG GTTTCGAGAAGCCGTCGGCCATCCAGCAGAGGGCCATCAAGCAGATCATCAAAGGGCGGGACGTGATCGCACA GTCACAATCAGGAACAGGGAAGACAGCAACATTCTCCATCTCTGTTCTGCAGTGCCTGGATATACAG GTTCGCGAGACCCAGGCATTGATCTTAGCTCCGACTCGGGAGTTGGCTGTACAGATTCAGAAG GGTCTCCTTGCTCTTGGAGATTACATGAATGTCCAGTGTCACGCCTGTATTGGGGGGACCAACGTGGGTGAAGATATCCGAAAACTGGATTACGGGCAGCACGTTGTTGCTGGCACGCCGGGCCGTGTGTTTG ATATGATTCGTCGCCGAAGCTTAAGGACTCGAGCCATCAAAATGCTGGTTTTGGATGAAGCAGATGAAATGCTCAATAAAG GTTTTAAGGAGCAGATTTACGATGTGTACAGATACTTGCCTCCAGCTACACAGGTGGTTCTAATCAGCGCCACTTTGCCTCATGAAATTCTAGAGATGACCAACAAATTCATGACAGACCCCATTCGCATCTTGGTGAAACG TGATGAGTTGACGCTTGAAGGAATCAAGCAGTTCTTTGTGGCTGTGGAGAGGGAAGAATGGAAGTTTGACACCTTGTGCGATCTCTACGACACTCTCACCATCACCCAGGCTGTCATCTTCTGTAACACCAAGAGGAAG GTAGACTGGCTCACAGAGAAGATGAGAGAAGCCAACTTCACCGTTTCATCCATGCATGGGGACATGCCACAGAAGGAGAGAGAGTCCATCATGAAAGAGTTCAGATCTGGTGCAAG CCGCGTCCTTATTTCGACAGATGTTTGGGCTAGGGGCCTGGATGTGCCTCAGGTGTCTCTGATCATCAACTACGACCTCCCCAACAACAGAGAACTCTACATACACAG AATCGGCCGGTCAGGCCGATACGGCCGCAAAGGTGTAGCTATCAACTTTGTGAAGAACGACGACATCCGCATCCTCCGAGACATCGAGCAGTACTACTCTACCCAGATAGACGAGATGCCCATGAACG TTGCTGATCTTATCTGA